The following proteins are co-located in the Fusarium verticillioides 7600 chromosome 7, whole genome shotgun sequence genome:
- a CDS encoding hypothetical protein (At least one base has a quality score < 10), producing MLKIQNRRRAASIHSSRTIHDPSGDSPSASVRITSAASVQASDQQSSTTRADRAWGLMNGIVGTAPMGAMYVRALYDYEADDRTSLSFHEGDVIQVITQLESGWWDGVINGVRGWFPSNYCQLITSPDDIPDSAHNGTFDAVEDDAEDPEMYDDQYDQDDDSEQDGPIALPLEGTDGGDSSRADFWIPQATPDGRLFYYNMMTGDRSMELPLESPVSSNETGPRDRMNVNIPDKTRPPPEMMARGLTQDEDDEYLTSASEAEGDSSRLASRRSKHTKRASFGALSPSTSMDSINGASPVGRLRNGASSNGHLTAGQVPNIASATSFTSTTYNLPTTATVPRSFFDDGSTPSLSWTLLVSNMRRAIDRYREAIMNNNRSEYVAKAEDISDHLRLLLAAGSGTTDNHSGQPSIISTNKALYPHFRDMMSKFSKLVISSHIAAADWPNAESIQKCLQEADGVLMGVYSYVEVARQQRGEEIPRLFPGFVIGSNTGGSWQNNGLGPRDEITANFLEDEEGVVEPTAILDNKMLERLDEQKRILVSSIRELDKSLVVLEKIVTPYRHEVIGNNVCFAGGRVLDTFRQWIAMIESIDLSSLGNSFQTPQLADLGTHKQSLYDNISDLILGCQAVAGPLADEWSEVRGEALENRLEYVRQCARALETNSSHIGFSLQLLSEQVQINMQQHQAEVRPRENSFVRSTLQRGETMPYDRPHQRTESRTAPVRPPLITSQSFTEGEPAPGNMRRGDYSKVKKIFGEDPSPQVPVTEDTPEFLLLDYEHEVSWDSKTSPPTVKGGSLLALVEQLTRHDKLDSNFNNTFLLTYRSFTTARELFEMLIKRFNIQPPEGLSQADFEIWRDRKQKLIRFRVVNILKNWFDNFWMEDYNDESKQLVRDVYSFAKDTVKSTETPGSAPLMAVLDQRLSGKEAGARRMIQTVNQNTPTPIMPKNMKKLKFLDIDVVEFARQLTIVESRLYGKVKATECLNKTWQKKVPEGEPDLAPNVKALILHSNQMTNWVAEMILAQMEVKKRVVVIKHFVSVADRCRSLNNFSTLTSIISALGTAPIARLKRTWDQVPQRTHATLESMRRVMASTKNFGEYREALHAANPPCIPFFGVYLTDLTFIEDGIPSIIKKTNLINFAKRAKTAEVIRDIQQYQNVGYSLQPVPELQDYILNNMQAAGDVHEMYDKSLQVEPREREDEKIVRYVALRNTPASYGAVPSFF from the exons ATGCTCAAGATACAGAACCGCCGCCGTGCCGCCAGTATCCACTCTTCGCGCACTATCCACGACCCCTCCGGCGACTCACCGTCCGCTTCCGTGCGTATCACTTCTGCTGCCTCCGTTCAAGCTTCCGATCAACAATCCTCGACAACTCGGGCTGATCGCGCCTGGGGCCTCATGAACGGCATCGTCGGTACCGCCCCAATGGGGGCCATGTATGTCCGCGCCCTCTACGACTACGAGGCCGACGATCGCACTAGTCTCAGTTTCCATGAAGGAGATGTAATTCAAGTCATCACCCAGCTCGAGAGCGGCTGGTGGGATGGCGTTATAAATGGTGTTCGAGGCTGGTTCCCTAGCAACTACTGTCAGCTTATCACGAGTCCCGACGATATACCTGACAGCGCCCACAATGGAACCTTTGACGCTGTCGAGGATGATGCCGAAGACCCTGAGATGTATGACGACCAATATGACCAAGACGATGACTCCGAACAAGACGGCCCTATCGCGTTGCCCCTCGAGGGGACCGACGGAGGAGATAGTTCGAGGGCCGACTTTTGGATCCCACAAGCTACTCCCGACGGGCGCTTGTTCTATTACAATATGATGACAGGAGACCGCAGCATGGAACTGCCCCTGGAGTCTCCCGTATCTTCAAACGAGACTGGTCCGCGAGATCGAATGAACGTCAATATCCCCGACAAAACCAGGCCGCCCCCTGAGATGATGGCCCGTGGCTTGACTCaagatgaggacgacgagtATCTGACGTCCGCATCCGAGGCCGAGGGCGACTCATCTAGACTGGCCTCACGCCGTTCCAAG CATACTAAACGCGCCTCTTTCGGTGCCTTATCCCCATCAACCTCTATGGACTCCATCAACGGCGCATCGCCTGTTGGCCGTCTGCGAAATGGTGCCTCGTCCAATGGCCATCTTACTGCAGGACAGGTCCCTAATATAGCATCCGCTACCTCTTTTACTAGCACTACCTATAACTTACCGACCACAGCTACCGTTCCTCGATCGTTTTTCGACGACGGCTCTACGCCTTCACTCAGCTGgactcttcttgtctctaATATGCGACGTGCTATTGATCGGTATCGggaagccatcatgaacaATAACCGCTCAGAATACGTAGCAAAAGCCGAAGACATATCTGACCATCTACGACTGCTACTCGCTGCTGGGTCAGGGACTACCGATAACCACTCTGGTCAGCCATCTATCATTTCAACGAACAAGGCCCTCTACCCCCACTTCCGAGACATGATGTCCAAATTCTCCAAGCTCGTAATCTCTTCTCACATAGCAGCTGCAGACTGGCCCAATGCCGAATCCATCCAGAAGTGCCTTCAGGAAGCTGACGGAGTTCTCATGGGCGTATACAGCTATGTGGAAGTGGCTCGACAACAACGAGGCGAGGAGATTCCTCGACTCTTCCCAGGCTTTGTGATTGGTAGCAACACAGGTGGGAGTTGGCAAAACAACGGCCTGGGCCCTCGAGATGAAATCACGGCCAACTTcctcgaagatgaagagggcgTCGTGGAGCCAACTGCAATTCTCGACAACAAGATGCTCGAGCGACTGGACGAACAGAAGCGCATTTTGGTATCCAGCATCCGAGAGCTcgacaagagcttggtcGTCCTAGAGAAAATAGTTACACCCTACAGGCATGAAGTTATCGGAAACAATGTTTGTTTTGCCGGTGGTAGGGTACTCGATACATTCAGACAATGGATTGCCATGATTGAATCGATCGATCTGTCTTCCCTTGGCAACAGCTTTCAGACGCCTCAATTAGCTGACCTCGGAACACACAAGCAGAGCCTTTACGACAATATCTCTGATCTTATTCTTGGATGCCAAGCTGTCGCCGGACCCTTGGCTGATGAATGGTCCGAAGTCCGTGGTGAAGCACTGGAGAATCGGCTGGAATATGTCAGACAATGTGCCAGAGCCCTGGAAACCAACTCTTCACATATCGGATTCTCACTTCAACTATTGTCTGAACAGGTTCAAATTAACATGCAACAACATCAGGCTGAAGTACGACCTCGGGAGAATTCCTTTGTCCGAAGCACCCTGCAACGAGGCGAGACAATGCCTTATGACCGACCGCACCAGCGAACAGAATCAAGGACTGCTCCTGTACGACCACCACTTATTACATCACAATCTTTCACCGAAGGCGAGCCTGCTCCTGGCAATATGCGACGAGGCGATTattccaaggtcaagaagatatTTGGCGAAGATCCTTCGCCTCAGGTTCCCGTGACCGAAGATACACCAGAATTCTTACTCCTAGATTATGAACATGAAGTCTCCTGGGATAGCAAGACCTCACCACCTACTGTCAAGGGAGGATCCCTCCTCGCTCTTGTTGAACAGTTAACTCGCCACGATAAGCTCGATTCGAACTTCAACAATACCTTTCTTCTCACTTACCGATCATTCACAACAGCTCGGGAACTTTTCGAGATGCTTATCAAGCGATTCAACATCCAACCGCCAGAAGGTCTATCACAGGCGGATTTCGAGATTTGGAGGGACCGAAAGCAAAAGCTTATTCGCTTCCGTGTTGTTAACATTCTAAAGAATTGGTTCGATAATTTCTGGATGGAGGATTATAACGACGAGTCAAAACAACTTGTTCGAGATGTCTACAGTTTCGCTAAAGACACGGTCAAGTCTACAGAAACTCCTGGTTCAGCACCCTTAATGGCGGTCCTTGATCAGAGGCTCAGTGGAAAGGAGGCTGGCGCTCGCAGGATGATTCAAACTGTGAACCAGAACACGCCAACACCGATCATGCCTAAgaacatgaagaagctcaagttcttggatattgatgtcgttgagttTGCCCGCCAGCTCACCATTGTCGAATCTCGCTTGTacggcaaggtcaaggcgaCAGAATGTCTGAACAAGACGTGGCAGAAGAAGGTCCCCGAGGGTGAGCCCGATTTGGCCCCCAACGTTAAAGCACTCATCCTCCACTCTAACCAGATGACCAACTGGGTTGCTGAGATGATTTTGGCGCAAATGGAAGTCAAGAAGCGAGTGGTTGTTATCAAGCACTTCGTTTCTGTTGCTGAC CGTTGCCGCTCCCTGAACAACTTCTCAACATTAACATCGATTATTTCCGCATTGGGCACTGCACCCATCGCTCGTCTTAAGCGAACATGGGACCAGGTACCCCAACGTACACACGCTACATTAGAATCGATGCGGCGGGTGATGGCAAGCACCAAGAACTTCGGAGAGTACCGAGAGGCTCTTCATGCAGCCAACCCCCCTTGTATCCCTTTCTTCG GTGTCTATCTAACTGATCTGACGTTCATTGAGGATGGCATTCcgtccatcatcaagaagactAACCTCATTAACTTTGCTAAACGTGCCAAAACTGCTGAGGTCATTCGCGATATCCAGCAGTATCAGAACGTGGGGTACTCTCTGCAACCAGTGCCTGAGCTGCAAGACTACATCTTAAATAACATGCAGGCTGCTGGGGATGTTCACGAGATGTATGACAAGAGTTTGCAAGTTGAGCCTCGTGAgcgagaggatgagaagattgtgAGGTATGTTGCATTGCGGAATACGCCCGCATCGTATGGAGCGGTGCCATCTTTCTTCTAA
- a CDS encoding peptidyl-prolyl cis-trans isomerase-like 2: MGKGTDKLYITHSEWSSVDAFSPSVGAGASSRNQNASASFRRLPFNFCAASLQPFKNPVCTPDGTIFDVEVIGAWLDKHPNQNPVTGEPLQKKDLIRLNFARNSESDSLGAGLSDGKGDLIDPVTYKVFTDNTHIVAIRHGNYANVFAWDTVERMNIKAKSWRDLVDDEEFTRADIITLQDPQNAASRNLDQFKYLKDGEQAQLTKEQEDERNAGNINSSALGSMSDKVSRAKAAVEKARKAREQGGDVNRSSTALTKPAAANNVVRHSMIKDKKLAANSAAYTTGKAAASFTSTGLTPETSGERALLTDEEYMLKPKRVKTTGYARIETNLGDITIELYPEFAPKAVWNFVRLAQTGYYKGVAFHRNIPNFMIQGGDPSGTGRGGQSIWGKYFDDEFDGPMSHNARGTISMANKGKNTNSSQFFIAYKPTPHLDRKHTVFGKVVENLNVLSKMEDVPTDGSNRPLNKIVIKDIIIFHDPFAEFQKQKQENERHTKEQEKIRLQGGTDDDKTTWTGKRIRNDGTVESTRAGESVGKYLKTATQQTTTTTNEADIEDVDTWEEPARKKIKGGGFGNFDSW; the protein is encoded by the exons ATGGGTAAAGGAACAGACAAGCTCTAT ATTACACACTCAGAATGGTCCTCAGTCGATGCCTTCTCCCCAAGTGTTGGCGCAGGCGCGTCTTCTCGCAATCAAAACGCCAGCGCATCATTTCGCCGTCTTCCCTTTAACTTTTGCGCAGCCAGTCTCCAACCCTTCAAGAACCCTGTCTGCACCCCTGATGGAACAATCTTCGACGTTGAGGTCATCGGCGCCTGGCTTGACAAGCACCCCAACCAGAACCCCGTCACTGGCGAGCCTCTGCAAAAAAAAGATCTGATCCGTCTTAACTTTGCTCGGAATTCAGAATCAGACTCTCTTGGTGCGGGCTTGAGCGACGGAAAAGGCGACTTGATCGATCCCGTCACCTACAAAGTCTTCACCGACAACACACATATCGTTGCCATTCGTCATGGGAACTACGCCAATGTCTTCGCTTGGGATACGGTCGAGCGTATGAATATCAAGGCCAAATCCTGGCGCGAcctcgtcgatgatgaagagtttACTCGCGCCGACATAATTACACTCCAGGATCCCCAGAATGCGGCCAGTCGCAACCTGGACCAGTTCAAGTATCTGAAGGATGGCGAGCAGGCGCAATTGAccaaggaacaggaggatgAGCGCAATGCTGGAAATATCAATTCCAGTGCATTAGGAAGCATGAGCGACAAGGTTTCACGTGCGAAAGCCGCTGTGGAGAAGGCGCGCAAGGCTCGTGAGCAAGGCGGTGATGTCAACCGTAGCTCGACTGCCCTCAccaagcctgctgctgccaatAATGTTGTCCGCCACTCTatgatcaaggacaagaagctggcTGCTAACTCGGCAGCGTACACCACGGGCAAAGCCGCAGCCAGTTTCACCAGCACCGGACTGACACCTGAGACGAGCGGCGAGAGAGCTCTGCTGACGGATGAGGAGTATATGCTAAAGCCTAAACGAGTCAAGACAACCGGGTATGCCAGAATAGAAACAAATCTGGGTGACATAACAATCGAGCTGTATCCTGAGTTTGCACCCAAGGCTGTGTGGAATTTCGTCAGGTTAGCACAGACTGGCTACTACAAGGGTGTAGCCTTTCATCGAAACATTCCAAACTTTATGATTCAGGGCGGTGATCCATCAGGCACGGGCCGAGGCGGGCAGAGCATATGGGGAAAGTATTTCGATGATGAGTTCGATGGTCCAATGTCACACAATGCCCGTGGAACGA TCTCTATGgccaacaagggcaagaataCAAACTCAAGTCAGTTTTTTATTGCGTATAAGCCCACGCCACACCTTGACCGCAAGCACACAGTCTTTGGAAAGGTTGTCGAGAATCTCAATGTTCTTtccaagatggaggatgtaCCTACCGATGGGTCTAACCGACCCCTCAACAAGATTGTTATCAAAGACATCATTATCTTTCACGATCCTTTCGCCGAGTttcagaaacagaaacaggaAAACGAGCGTCATACCAAGGAACAGGAGAAGATTCGGTTACAAGGTGGCACAGACGATGACAAGACAACATGGACCGGCAAACGGATACGGAATGACGGCACTGTCGAGAGCACAAGAGCCGGTGAGAGCGTTGGCAAATACCTCAAGACCGCAACTCAGCAGACCACAACGACGACCAACGAGGCTGATATTGAGGACGTTGACACGTGGGAGGAACCAGCACGTAAGAAGATCAAGGGGGGTGGTTTTGGAAACTTTGACAGTTGGTAA
- a CDS encoding hypothetical protein (At least one base has a quality score < 10): MLKIQNRRRAASIHSSRTIHDPSGDSPSASVRITSAASVQASDQQSSTTRADRAWGLMNGIVGTAPMGAMYVRALYDYEADDRTSLSFHEGDVIQVITQLESGWWDGVINGVRGWFPSNYCQLITSPDDIPDSAHNGTFDAVEDDAEDPEMYDDQYDQDDDSEQDGPIALPLEGTDGGDSSRADFWIPQATPDGRLFYYNMMTGDRSMELPLESPVSSNETGPRDRMNVNIPDKTRPPPEMMARGLTQDEDDEYLTSASEAEGDSSRLASRRSKHTKRASFGALSPSTSMDSINGASPVGRLRNGASSNGHLTAGQVPNIASATSFTSTTYNLPTTATVPRSFFDDGSTPSLSWTLLVSNMRRAIDRYREAIMNNNRSEYVAKAEDISDHLRLLLAAGSGTTDNHSGQPSIISTNKALYPHFRDMMSKFSKLVISSHIAAADWPNAESIQKCLQEADGVLMGVYSYVEVARQQRGEEIPRLFPGFVIGSNTGGSWQNNGLGPRDEITANFLEDEEGVVEPTAILDNKMLERLDEQKRILVSSIRELDKSLVVLEKIVTPYRHEVIGNNVCFAGGRVLDTFRQWIAMIESIDLSSLGNSFQTPQLADLGTHKQSLYDNISDLILGCQAVAGPLADEWSEVRGEALENRLEYVRQCARALETNSSHIGFSLQLLSEQVQINMQQHQAEVRPRENSFVRSTLQRGETMPYDRPHQRTESRTAPVRPPLITSQSFTEGEPAPGNMRRGDYSKVKKIFGEDPSPQVPVTEDTPEFLLLDYEHEVSWDSKTSPPTVKGGSLLALVEQLTRHDKLDSNFNNTFLLTYRSFTTARELFEMLIKRFNIQPPEGLSQADFEIWRDRKQKLIRFRVVNILKNWFDNFWMEDYNDESKQLVRDVYSFAKDTVKSTETPGSAPLMAVLDQRLSGKEAGARRMIQTVNQNTPTPIMPKNMKKLKFLDIDVVEFARQLTIVESRLYGKVKATECLNKTWQKKVPEGEPDLAPNVKALILHSNQMTNWVAEMILAQMEVKKRVVVIKHFVSVADRCRSLNNFSTLTSIISALGTAPIARLKRTWDQVPQRTHATLESMRRVMASTKNFGEYREALHAANPPCIPFFGVYLTDLTFIEDGIPSIIKKTNLINFAKRAKTAEVIRDIQQYQNVGYSLQPVPELQDYILNNMQAAGDVHEMYDKSLQVEPREREDEKIVRVLAESGFL; this comes from the exons ATGCTCAAGATACAGAACCGCCGCCGTGCCGCCAGTATCCACTCTTCGCGCACTATCCACGACCCCTCCGGCGACTCACCGTCCGCTTCCGTGCGTATCACTTCTGCTGCCTCCGTTCAAGCTTCCGATCAACAATCCTCGACAACTCGGGCTGATCGCGCCTGGGGCCTCATGAACGGCATCGTCGGTACCGCCCCAATGGGGGCCATGTATGTCCGCGCCCTCTACGACTACGAGGCCGACGATCGCACTAGTCTCAGTTTCCATGAAGGAGATGTAATTCAAGTCATCACCCAGCTCGAGAGCGGCTGGTGGGATGGCGTTATAAATGGTGTTCGAGGCTGGTTCCCTAGCAACTACTGTCAGCTTATCACGAGTCCCGACGATATACCTGACAGCGCCCACAATGGAACCTTTGACGCTGTCGAGGATGATGCCGAAGACCCTGAGATGTATGACGACCAATATGACCAAGACGATGACTCCGAACAAGACGGCCCTATCGCGTTGCCCCTCGAGGGGACCGACGGAGGAGATAGTTCGAGGGCCGACTTTTGGATCCCACAAGCTACTCCCGACGGGCGCTTGTTCTATTACAATATGATGACAGGAGACCGCAGCATGGAACTGCCCCTGGAGTCTCCCGTATCTTCAAACGAGACTGGTCCGCGAGATCGAATGAACGTCAATATCCCCGACAAAACCAGGCCGCCCCCTGAGATGATGGCCCGTGGCTTGACTCaagatgaggacgacgagtATCTGACGTCCGCATCCGAGGCCGAGGGCGACTCATCTAGACTGGCCTCACGCCGTTCCAAG CATACTAAACGCGCCTCTTTCGGTGCCTTATCCCCATCAACCTCTATGGACTCCATCAACGGCGCATCGCCTGTTGGCCGTCTGCGAAATGGTGCCTCGTCCAATGGCCATCTTACTGCAGGACAGGTCCCTAATATAGCATCCGCTACCTCTTTTACTAGCACTACCTATAACTTACCGACCACAGCTACCGTTCCTCGATCGTTTTTCGACGACGGCTCTACGCCTTCACTCAGCTGgactcttcttgtctctaATATGCGACGTGCTATTGATCGGTATCGggaagccatcatgaacaATAACCGCTCAGAATACGTAGCAAAAGCCGAAGACATATCTGACCATCTACGACTGCTACTCGCTGCTGGGTCAGGGACTACCGATAACCACTCTGGTCAGCCATCTATCATTTCAACGAACAAGGCCCTCTACCCCCACTTCCGAGACATGATGTCCAAATTCTCCAAGCTCGTAATCTCTTCTCACATAGCAGCTGCAGACTGGCCCAATGCCGAATCCATCCAGAAGTGCCTTCAGGAAGCTGACGGAGTTCTCATGGGCGTATACAGCTATGTGGAAGTGGCTCGACAACAACGAGGCGAGGAGATTCCTCGACTCTTCCCAGGCTTTGTGATTGGTAGCAACACAGGTGGGAGTTGGCAAAACAACGGCCTGGGCCCTCGAGATGAAATCACGGCCAACTTcctcgaagatgaagagggcgTCGTGGAGCCAACTGCAATTCTCGACAACAAGATGCTCGAGCGACTGGACGAACAGAAGCGCATTTTGGTATCCAGCATCCGAGAGCTcgacaagagcttggtcGTCCTAGAGAAAATAGTTACACCCTACAGGCATGAAGTTATCGGAAACAATGTTTGTTTTGCCGGTGGTAGGGTACTCGATACATTCAGACAATGGATTGCCATGATTGAATCGATCGATCTGTCTTCCCTTGGCAACAGCTTTCAGACGCCTCAATTAGCTGACCTCGGAACACACAAGCAGAGCCTTTACGACAATATCTCTGATCTTATTCTTGGATGCCAAGCTGTCGCCGGACCCTTGGCTGATGAATGGTCCGAAGTCCGTGGTGAAGCACTGGAGAATCGGCTGGAATATGTCAGACAATGTGCCAGAGCCCTGGAAACCAACTCTTCACATATCGGATTCTCACTTCAACTATTGTCTGAACAGGTTCAAATTAACATGCAACAACATCAGGCTGAAGTACGACCTCGGGAGAATTCCTTTGTCCGAAGCACCCTGCAACGAGGCGAGACAATGCCTTATGACCGACCGCACCAGCGAACAGAATCAAGGACTGCTCCTGTACGACCACCACTTATTACATCACAATCTTTCACCGAAGGCGAGCCTGCTCCTGGCAATATGCGACGAGGCGATTattccaaggtcaagaagatatTTGGCGAAGATCCTTCGCCTCAGGTTCCCGTGACCGAAGATACACCAGAATTCTTACTCCTAGATTATGAACATGAAGTCTCCTGGGATAGCAAGACCTCACCACCTACTGTCAAGGGAGGATCCCTCCTCGCTCTTGTTGAACAGTTAACTCGCCACGATAAGCTCGATTCGAACTTCAACAATACCTTTCTTCTCACTTACCGATCATTCACAACAGCTCGGGAACTTTTCGAGATGCTTATCAAGCGATTCAACATCCAACCGCCAGAAGGTCTATCACAGGCGGATTTCGAGATTTGGAGGGACCGAAAGCAAAAGCTTATTCGCTTCCGTGTTGTTAACATTCTAAAGAATTGGTTCGATAATTTCTGGATGGAGGATTATAACGACGAGTCAAAACAACTTGTTCGAGATGTCTACAGTTTCGCTAAAGACACGGTCAAGTCTACAGAAACTCCTGGTTCAGCACCCTTAATGGCGGTCCTTGATCAGAGGCTCAGTGGAAAGGAGGCTGGCGCTCGCAGGATGATTCAAACTGTGAACCAGAACACGCCAACACCGATCATGCCTAAgaacatgaagaagctcaagttcttggatattgatgtcgttgagttTGCCCGCCAGCTCACCATTGTCGAATCTCGCTTGTacggcaaggtcaaggcgaCAGAATGTCTGAACAAGACGTGGCAGAAGAAGGTCCCCGAGGGTGAGCCCGATTTGGCCCCCAACGTTAAAGCACTCATCCTCCACTCTAACCAGATGACCAACTGGGTTGCTGAGATGATTTTGGCGCAAATGGAAGTCAAGAAGCGAGTGGTTGTTATCAAGCACTTCGTTTCTGTTGCTGAC CGTTGCCGCTCCCTGAACAACTTCTCAACATTAACATCGATTATTTCCGCATTGGGCACTGCACCCATCGCTCGTCTTAAGCGAACATGGGACCAGGTACCCCAACGTACACACGCTACATTAGAATCGATGCGGCGGGTGATGGCAAGCACCAAGAACTTCGGAGAGTACCGAGAGGCTCTTCATGCAGCCAACCCCCCTTGTATCCCTTTCTTCG GTGTCTATCTAACTGATCTGACGTTCATTGAGGATGGCATTCcgtccatcatcaagaagactAACCTCATTAACTTTGCTAAACGTGCCAAAACTGCTGAGGTCATTCGCGATATCCAGCAGTATCAGAACGTGGGGTACTCTCTGCAACCAGTGCCTGAGCTGCAAGACTACATCTTAAATAACATGCAGGCTGCTGGGGATGTTCACGAGATGTATGACAAGAGTTTGCAAGTTGAGCCTCGTGAgcgagaggatgagaagattgtgAG GGTCTTGGCCGAGTCTGGGTTCCTATAA